From a region of the Zingiber officinale cultivar Zhangliang chromosome 10B, Zo_v1.1, whole genome shotgun sequence genome:
- the LOC122029052 gene encoding transcription factor MYB41-like, with protein sequence MGRTPCCDKSGLKKGPWTAEEDQKLIDYIQKHGHGSWRSLPKNAGLARCGKSCRLRWINYLRPDIKRGRFSFEEEETIIQLHRILGNKWSTIASHLPGRTDNEIKNYWNTHIRKRLARMRADHLGTHNCQLDQLSLCNPSALIMNLYRLLGLQPLLNRELVNIIAANLISSPQNSNQSINVGSQVLNNQQFIGQTLVSQQDLLQNQIQDQVLLTTQNARLGDDEVQFQQGEDTNFWNGVLSQIGDANELVNGQGIASSSNVDPYSLPQLTTESFSCFDGFTDDQINCSNLASAATASDSNNMNSPTSTFVNNNNSSAEDESCSHFLEFQIPDLFDLADYM encoded by the exons ATGGGAAGGACACCTTGTTGCGATAAGAGTGGGTTGAAGAAGGGGCCATGGACGGCTGAAGAGGACCAAAAGCTTATCGACTACATACAAAAGCATGGGCATGGAAGCTGGCGTTCTCTTCCCAAAAATGCTG GCCTCGCAAGGTGTGGCAAGAGCTGCCGGCTTAGATGGATAAACTATCTGAGACCTGACATTAAAAGGGGAAGGTTCTCCTTTGAAGAAGAAGAGACAATTATCCAATTACATAGGATTTTGGGCAACAA GTGGTCAACAATCGCTTCTCATTTGCCTGGAagaaccgacaacgagatcaagAATTACTGGAACACACACATTAGGAAAAGGCTTGCTAGAATGAGGGCTGACCATTTGGGTACTCACAATTGTCAACTTGATCAGCTCTCCTTGTGCAATCCATCTGCGTTGATCATGAACTTGTACCGATTACTAGGCCTTCAGCCTCTGCTCAATAGAGAGCTCGTGAATATAATAGCCGCAAATCTGATCTCATCACCTCAAAATTCTAACCAAAGCATAAATGTTGGCAGCCAAGTGTTAAACAACCAACAGTTCATTGGCCAAACACTCGTTTCTCAACAAGATCTGCTTCAGAATCAGATACAAGATCAAGTTCTCCTCACCACTCAAAATGCTCGACTTGGTGACGATGAGGTCCAGTTTCAACAAGGTGAGGACACAAACTTTTGGAATGGCGTGCTATCACAAATTGGAGACGCTAATGAACTCGTGAATGGGCAAGGAATTGCTAGCAGTAGCAACGTGGACCCATATTCTCTTCCCCAGTTGACTACAGAGAGCTTCAGTTGCTTCGATGGGTTTACTGATGACCAAATCAACTGCAGTAATTTGGCATCTGCTGCAACTGCATCAGATTCGAATAATATGAACTCTCCAACTTCAACATTCGTCAACAATAATAATAGCAGTGCTGAGGATGAGAGTTGCAGCCATTTTTTGGAGTTCCAGATTCCGGATTTGTTTGATCTTGCTGACTACATGTAG